From the genome of Syntrophales bacterium:
CCAGGCGCCGGCAAGAAAAACCCAGCGGATTATTCAGAGGATCAGGTTTGATATGTTCACAGATGACCACCGGTGTTTTGTGATCGCCGGTATCATCCGGGGTGCTGTAGTTGGGCATCTGCTCCTTCAGCTTCCAGTTGGTTGCATCGGTCTTGTCCAGATCGAAGATGATGAACTCCGCAGGATCCAATCCGCCCTCGTTGACCAGGCCGTTCGCATTCGTGTCGGCATCAGGTCGGCCGTCGCCGGCAGCGATATAGTTGGGGGTTGCGTTGGTGTATTGATCGCTGAGACGCTCGCTCACCGCCAGAACTTCCGTGGGATCTGTTGCCGTTGTGGACGGCGTTTGAATCTGGTCGCTCTCCTGGACGAACGCGACCATCCGCTCCAGGGCGTAACGGGCCTGGGGGACGAGATCCTGGCCCACCTGCACGGTCGTATAGGTCGAAAGGACGCGGGCCGCCACCTGATC
Proteins encoded in this window:
- a CDS encoding prepilin-type N-terminal cleavage/methylation domain-containing protein, whose protein sequence is MNIKSKKAGFTLIELLIAIALMVLIVGALDQVAARVLSTYTTVQVGQDLVPQARYALERMVAFVQESDQIQTPSTTATDPTEVLAVSERLSDQYTNATPNYIAAGDGRPDADTNANGLVNEGGLDPAEFIIFDLDKTDATNWKLKEQMPNYSTPDDTGDHKTPVVICEHIKPDPLNNPLGFSCRRLAPGIVEIVLTLQQGSKAVTLQTTARARWVD